TTATCAAGGTTATTATCAAGAAGGACGATATCTCCTGCTTCGATTGCTGCTTGGCTTCCTAACATCGATATTCCAACATCTGCTCTTGCTAAAACAGGAGCATCATTTATACCATCTCCTATATAAGCAAGTGTGCTTTTAGCACTCTTTTGGCTTAAAAGACGCTCTAAATTTTCAAGCTTTTTATCTGGTAAAAGCTCAGCTCTAATCTCATCTATACCTAAAATTTCTCCTATTTCAAAAGCCACTTCTTTTTTATCTCCTGATAGCATAGCTGTTTTTATACCATCTTGTTTTAAAGCCTCGATGCTCTGTTTTGCTTCATCTCTTAAAGTGTCTTTCAAGGTTATATATCCAGCAAATTCTCCATTAATAGCTACAAATGTGCAAGTTTGATTAACCAAAGGTAGATTTAAGCCTTCTAAAAGCTTGCTACTTCCTACTAAAGCATCTTTGCCGTCTATTTTTGCTTTTACTCCAAGACCGGCTATCTCTTTAAGTTCGCTAACTCTATTTTCATCTAGGTTTTTATTTAGGTGTTTAAGGATAGAAACGCTTATGGGGTGAGTGCTATGTAGTGCTGATAAGGCTGCTATTTCTAAAATCTCATCTTTACTAAATTTATCTTCATTTACAACCATATCTACGCTAAATTCGCCCTTTGTAAGGGTTCCAGTTTTATCAAAAACAACTGTTTTAACTCTTGAAAGTGAGTCTAAAAAATTTGAGCCTTTTATCAAAATACCACGCTTGCTTGCTCCGCCAATACCGCCAAAAAAGCTAAGTGGAACTGATACGACTAAAGCACAGGGACAAGATACAACCAAAAATATTAAAGCTCTATATATCCACTCTTTAAATTCTCCTGTAAACAAAGGTGGAACTACAGCTAAAAATAGTGCAAAACAGACAACTATAGGCGTATAAACTCTAGCAAATTTAGTTATAAATTTCTCTTGACGCGATTTTTTAGAACTTGCATCTTCAGTAAGTTCTAAAATTTTAGCCACAGTTGAGTCTTGAAAAAGAGTAGTAACTCTTACTTCTAAAAGTGAGCTTAAATTCAGATATCCACTAACTATCTCATCTCCTACGCTTAGTTCTTTAGGAAGACTCTCTCCTGTTAAAGCAGATGTGTTAAATGTAGAATTTCCTTTTGTTATAATACCATCAAGTGGGACTTTTTCGCCTGGTTTTATGACAATTGTATCATCTATTTTTATCTCATCAGGATCTACTTTTTTAGTGCTTCCATCAGCGAGTTTTAAATTTGCAAACTCAGGCATAATGCTCATAGCTTCAGTTATGCTTTTTCTAGATTTATTGATAGAACGCTTCTCAAAAGCCTCTCCAATCCTATAAAATAGCATAACAGCTACAGCTTCAATTTGTTCTTGTATGATAAAAGCACCAATAGAAGCTATCGTCATAAGAAAATTCTCATCTAAAAATGAGCGTTGTCTTAGGGTTTTTATGGCATTTATGGCTATTTCCCAACCTACAAAAAGCCACGCTATTATAAATATCACTGTTTTTAAAGTAGGATTATCTACAAGTAGCCCTAAAAGCGACAAAAAAGCCGCCATAGCTATAGAAATTAGATCTTTTTTCATATGACAACCTTTGTGTTTGGCTCAAGCTTTGTGATGATATCTTGAGCTTTATCTAAAATTTCACTTTCTAAATCATCATCAAATTCTAGCGTCATCTTAGTAGTAAAAAAATTTATATTTACACTTTTTACACCATCAAGCTTTGAAATCTTTTCTTCCATTATAGCCGCACAATTTGCACACTCTAAATTTTCTAAAATATATCTTTTTTTCATTTTGTTTTCCTTTTATTTTTCTTTTATATGGATAAATCCTTGTGAGAATATCTCTTTGATATGCTCATCTTTTAGGCTGTAATAAACCACCTTGCCAACTTTTTTGTTTTTTACCAAAGCGTTTTGCTTAAGAACTCTAAGCTGGTGAGATATGCTTGATTGGCTTGCATTAAGAAGTGCTGCTATATCACAAACACACATCTGGCTTTCGCTTAAAGCCCATAAAATCCTTATCCTAGTAGAGTCTCCAAAGACTTTAAAAAAATCCGCTAACCTTTCTAAACTCCCATCATCTGGCATTTTTTTAGCTACTTCTTTAACTATATCTTCATGTATAGTAGAGATAGAACAAAACTCAGAAGTTTTATCTAGATTGTCAGTCATATTTATATCCTTTCATATGAACATATATTCATATGAAATTGTAGCAAGGCGATTATTAAAATTTACTTAAATTTTATAAGAAAATGATTTTTATAAAAAGTTTGTTAAATTTAAGGAGTTTGTTTTTAAATTATCCTAAAATTTTATACTCATCCCTAAATTTAAATGTTATTAAATTTTGAAGTATTCCAAAAAGACTCATAAATGTTATAAAGCTACTTCCTCCATAGCTAAAAAATGGTAGTGGAACACCTACAACTGGTGCAAAACCTATGGTCATTAAGATATTAACACAAGCGTAGATAAAGATTAACACAGCTAAACCTGTAGCAACTGTACTAGATAGATAATCTCCTTTTAGTTTTAAATTTAAAACTAAAAGATGAAGTATTAAAAACAGATAAAGCGTCATAATTATGAGATTTCCAATAAAACCAAATCTCTCGCTACTATAAGCGAAGATAAAATCACTCGTTGCAATCGGTAAAAATTTAAAGTGAGTTTGAGTTGCTTCATCTTTTGGGCGTCCGCTCATGCCACCATTTCCGATTGCTACAATTGATTGCTTGACATGATAGCTTGGTTCTTCTGCTATGAAATCATGAATTCGTTTTTTTTGGTAGTCGTGAAGATTTGAGTAAAGAAGTGGGGAAGCTATTGATATAATTATAGCTAAGCTTATCCAAATTTTGGTCCTAACTCCTACAATAAAAAGAGTGATATATCCTGTAAGCAGGAGTATTAGTGCTGTTCCAAGATCTGGTTCTTTTACGATGAGAAAAAAAGGAAGTAAAATATAAAAGCTAAATTTGAAAAAATCTTTCCAGCCATATCCATCTTTGGGTGGTGGGTCTTTTTTGATAAGGTATGCAAGCATTAAGATAAAGGTTGGTTTCATTATTTCGCTTGGTTGAAGTGAAAAAGAGCCTATCTCTATCCATCTAGTAGCACCAAGTTTGGTGGTTCCAAAAAACTCAACCCCAAGAAGTAAAACTATGCCAAACCAGTAAATAAGCGGTATAAGCCACTGCATTTTTCTAAGTGGCATAAGGAAGAAAAACATAAAAACTAAAAAACCTATACTAAAGTAAAAGTACTGTTTCGTAGCAAGAGCTTCGTTTGCTTCACTTATTAATACATGTGATAAAATCACTATTGGAAGTACTAAAAAAGGCTGAATAAAATCAAAATGTGATAAAATACGCTTGTCAAACAGTATCAAAACTAACCCTTAGCTAAATTTAAAAAAGGGATTATAACTAAAAAAGGTATCAAATTGGATGAAATTTATGTAAAATTTAATGCACGATTAGATCAAATTTTAAGTAGTGAGCTTAAAATTTCAAGAAATAAAGCTCTAAATTTAATAAAAAATGGCGAAGTTTTTGTAGATGATGGGATTATTTTAAAAGCATCATTTCAGCCAAATTTAGGTGCTAAAATTTCACTAAATTTAAAAAAAGAGACTAAAGAGCTAAAAAAAGAGAACTTTAACATAGAAATTATCTATGAAGATAGTGAAATTTTAGTTATTAATAAACCTTCAAATTTAGTAGTTCATGGTGCAGATAGCGTAAAAGAGTATAGCTTGGTTGATTATTTAAAAGAGCAAAATTTCACTCTTTTTGATCCAAAAAGTATTAGAAGTGGTATAGTTCACAGGCTTGATAAAGGCACAAGTGGGGCTTTGGTTGTGGCTAAAACTGAGTTAGCGTATAAAAGTTTGGTATCTCAGTTTAAGGGTAGAATCACAGATAAATACTATCTTATGCTAACAGATTTGCCATTAAAAGAGAGCATAATAATAGATCGCCCAATAGCTAGAAATCCTAAAAATCGCCTTAAAAATGCAGTCGTTGATGGAGGAAGGCAGGCAAAATCAGCTTTTACAAATATCTACTCAAAAGGTAAAATTAACTTAATAGCAGCTAAAATTTACACAGGCAGAACTCATCAAATAAGAGTTCATCTAAATTCAATTAATAGACATATAATAGGGGATAATTTATATGGTTTTAAGAGGAAAAACGATAAAATTCAAACTTTAATGTTACACTCTTATATCTTATCATTTAACCACCCAAAAAGCTCTCAAAGGCTTACTTTTGTGGCTGAGTTAAAGGGTGAGTTTAAAGAGATGATAAATAAGGAGAGTATAAATGAAAAAATTTCAGCAAATTTTGTTATTTCTAGTTTTGAGCATCTTCATAGCTGGATGTGCATCAACTAAGGGTGGACCAGAAATTTTAGATGAGAATTTACCACCGATTATGGCTATAAGAACTGTAGTTTCTACTAGTTCAGTTGGTCTTGAGTGGGATGATCCAAAAGATCCAAATGTTGATGGTTTTTATGTTTATAGAGCTAAGTTAAATGAACCAATGAAAAAGATAGATACGATACAAAGTCGCTTTTCAACTCACTATCTAGATAGTGGTTTAGAACCATCAACTAGCTATAGATACTCGATGAAAAGCTATTCAAGTAGTGGGATGTCAAGAGATGGCGTGGTAGTTACAGCAACTACTGCTAAAGCTATCGAGTCTGTATCATTTGCACAAGCACTTTATGGGCTTCCAGAGCAAGTTAAACTGATATGGAGACCACATGCTAACCTTAAAGTTGATAGCTACATAATAGAAAGAAGCAAAGCTGGTGCAAATAGCTGGAGCAAGATAGGCGAAGTTAAAGGTAGGCTTAGTGCTGAGTATATAGATACTAAAGTTAAAAGTAACTCAAGCTATGATTACAGAATAAGAGTTAAAACACTAGATGGTGAAATCTCAGCTCCAAGTAAAATTTTAAATTCCACAACCAAAGAGCTTCCAAGTGGCGTTGTTGGTCTAAGTGCTACAACAGATCAGCCTAAAAAAATAGTCCTAACTTGGGATAGTCCTGCAAATGATCACTTCTCACACTATCAAATTTATAGCTCAAGACTACAAAGTCTAGGTTTTTTACCTCTTGCTAAAACAGATAAAAATTTCTATGAAGATCTTATAAACACAAACGATGCAACTAGGTATTATAAAGTTACTTTTGTAGATAAAGATGGTCTTGAAAGCCTAGCAAGCGATACGCCTGTAATGGGTAAAACCCTAGCTGCTCTTCCAGCTCCAGCTATGCAAGCCCCTATTATAAACAACAACACCATTGTTTTAAATTGGCAAACAAAATCTCCTACGCATAAATTTACCATTTTAAGAAGTGGTGGGGGAAGTGATAAAACTATAAGCGACATTACAAATAACTCATACATTGATAGTGATATAGTTAAAGGAAACACTTACAGATATAGCGTAATAGCAGTTGATGAGTATGGCATAAATTCAGATAGATCAAACAGTGTAAAAGTTGCTTACTAATGCCAAATTTCATCGCTAAAAAGTGTAAAAATTTAACCCTGCCTTTTGAAAAAGATGGGGTTAAATTTCTAAATTTGCTAAAGGGTAGAAAGGTTGATTTTATCCTAACTAGGGCAAATGAAGAGCTATTTTTTGTAACTGTAAAGAAAAAAGATGATGCTTATCTTTTTAAAGGTGAAAAGCTTACAAGACCTGCTAAAGTAGGTCTTTTACAAAAGGCTTTAGAAATTTTAAGAGATGAGTTTTGCTCTGAAATTTTAAATAATTCCATTAACTTTAACAAAAACTCACTTACAAAAAATAGCTCTATTATTATGAGTGAATTAGAAGCGATAAAAGCGCTAAATGGTAGAGAAAAAATCGCCATTGAGATAGGTTTTGGAAGTGGTAGACACTTGCTTTATAGAGCTAAAAATGAGCTAGATAAGCTTTTTGTTGGGATTGAAATTTATAAGCCTAGCATTGAACAAGTTGCAAAACTAGCAATAAAACAAAATATAGAAAATTTAGTTTTGGTAAATAGCGATGCTAGGACTTTTATAGATTTAGTTGGTTCAAATTTAGTTGATACAATATATGTTCATTTTCCTGTTCCATGGGATGATTCTCCTCACCGTAGAGTTATAAGTGGCGAGTTTATGAGTGAAATTCAAAGAATTCTTAAAGTTGGTGGTACTTTTGAACTTAGAAGCGATAGTAGAGCTTATGTTGATTACTCTTTGATAAAATTCCTTGATATGGATGGTGTAAGTATTAAGGTGCATAAAAACAGAGACCTTGAAATTTCAAGCAAATATGAAGATAGGTGGAAAAAGCAACTTAAAGATATCTATGATGTATGGCTTAAAAATTTAGTAAAAAGTGGTGAAAAAAGTTGGAAAGATAGGCTAAAATTTGACATTTTAGACATAAATTTAGTTAAACAAAATTTTAGACATAAAGTTACTAAATTTAGCGACTTTTTTCTAAATTTTGAAGAAATTTATGAATTTGATAGTGGCGAGCTTTTGATAAAGCTCTCATTTGGTGCATTTGATACGCCTGGTAATTATTTTATTAAAATTTCTAAAGATAAAACCGAGTATTTTATCGCTAAGCCACTTCCAACAGATATGAATTTAAAAGCACACGAAAAAGTTAAGGAGCAACTAGCTAAATGGCAGATATTATAAATGCAAAAAACCTTGTTTTAAGCTATGATACGCCTGTTATTAAGGGTGCAAGCTTTTGTGTTAAATCAAATGACTTTATAGTTATAACAGGTGAGAGTGGAAGCGGAAAAAGTACGCTTATTAAGTCTTTTTATGGTGGTATTAAGGTTGATTCAGGTGAGCTTGATGTATGTTTTTATGATATGGCTAGCCCAACAAGCAGGGATTTAAAAGAGCTAAGGCAGAAAATAGGTATTGTTTTTCAAGATTACCGCCTTATAAATGAGTGGACTATAGAAAAAAATGTCATGCTACCACTTTTAATACAAGGTCATAATAAAACAATGTGCAAAAAACAGTCTGAAAATTTACTAAATTTTGTAAAACTTGGACATAAAATAGGGCGTTATCCTTTGGAGTTAAGTGGTGGAGAACAGCAAAGAGTTGCTGTTGCAAGAGCTATGGCACACAATCCTCAACTTCTACTTTGCGATGAGCCAACAGGAAACCTTGATGAGGTTTCATCTAATATGGTTTGGGATTTTTTGCGTTCTGCAAAGGAGCTTTGGGGGGCGTGCGTGATAGTTGTAACCCACAGAGCTCCATCAACTCTAAAGTTTGACTTTAGGCATTTTGAAATAAAAGAAGGAAAAGTAATTGAAGGGCTTTAAGACTCATTTTGGCGTTATTATTTCACTTGTGGCGCTACTTTTTTCAGTTCAGTTTGTAATTTTTACCTCAAATTTAGTAGATAAATATGAAGATCTTATGAAGAGCGAATATAATATTATAGCTGTTGCAAAAGGTGATTTAAACGCTACTAGCATTAAGGATATAGAAAATGTTACAAAAATAGATCCAAGCGATATGCTAAACACTCTTGATGGTAAAATTTCTAAAAATAGCCTTGAAAAGCTAAAAACCACTCTTCCAAATTTCTACTCTATAACGCTAAATATATTTCCTGATAAGGCTAAACTTGATGAAATTTCAGCTAAACTTATGAAAATTGATGGAGTTAGTAGGGTTGAAGTTTTTGCAAAAGCTCACAGTAGTATTTACAAAATTTTGCTACTTATTAAAAATATAGTGATGCTATTTTCAGCTTTGATTATAGTTCTTGGAGTTATGCTTATGTTTAAGCAGATGAGAATTTGGCTGTTTGAGCATAAAAAAAGGGTTGAGATTATGACTCTTTTTGGTGCACCGTACCTTATCAAAAGCTTTATTTTATACAAAATGGCAGTTATTGATAGTGTAATTTCAGCTCTTATTGTAACTGTAATTTATGCTTATTTACCAAATTTAGCAAATTTTAGAGCAATTTTTGATCTTATTCAAGTAGTGCCTAATACCATAAATTTACCTTATGATGCTCTGTTTTTACTAGGTTTATCGCTTCTAATTTCTGTTTTAACAGTAAGTATTGTTATGCTTAGCATTAAAGAAGGAAGGTAATTTTGAGAGTTTTATCTGTTTTTGTGCTAATTGTGAGCCTTCTTTTTTCAGCTCCTACAACTAAAGATAAGATTGATGATACAAACAAAGCTTTGGCAAAAAGTAAAAAAGATGAAGTAAATCTCAATAAAAAAATAGATGATTTAGGAAAGCAAATTTTAAAGCAAAACAAAGAGCTTGAAAAGACAAAAACAAAGATAGATGAAATTTCAGGTTTAGTTATAAATTTATCCGAAAAACATAAAGAAGAAGAGATTAGGCTTAATAAATTAAAAGAGCAAAACGCTACTTTGATTAGTTCAAAACTAAGCCTTGAAGAACAATTAGTTGATCTTATAGCAAATGATTTTTCTTTGAATTTAGTTCAAGATAGTGATATTAAAAGTAGCCAAAGCTTAATCTCAAATGAGATATTTAAAAGTTTAAATAGTGTAGTAAATGACGAATTTAAGGAGCTTTTAAAAGATTATGAAAAAACCTTAAAAAACATCAGTGATAAAAATAGTGAAATTTCAGCCATAGAAAATAGTTTAAAAGATTATAACGCAAAAAAAGATGAGCTTTCTAAAACGCAAAAGAAAAAAGAGAGTTTGGTTGCAAATTTAGCAAAAGATAAAGAGGACTACATCTCAAGATTAGAAAAAGCCACAAATACAAGCAGTGCTTTGTCTAAGACTTTAGCTGAGTTAAAAATCATAGATGATAAAGAAGAGAGACAAAAGGCTTTAAAAGCACAAGAAAAAGCAAAAAAAGCACGAGAAAAAGCAGCTACTAGTTCTAAAAAAGATGAAGAGCCACCTGTTGTGGTTAGTAGAGATAGAAGAGTTGATGATATTGATAAAAAAGTAAAGCTTTATGGTTCAAGCTATCAAGAAAGTAGAGTTAAAAAATATAAAGGACCTAAGACAATCTCTCCTATAAAAGGTGCTGTTTTAAAAAGAAATTTTGGTAACTATATAGACCCAGTTTATGGTATTAAAATTTTTAATGAAAGCATTATTTTAGGTTCAAAAACTCCAAATGCTCAGGTCCAAAATGTATTAGATGGTAAGGTTATTTTTGCAAAATCAACGCCCATTTTAAATAATGTTATCATTGTAGAAAACGCTGATGGCATTCATACAATTTATGCTCATCTTAGCCAAATAGCACCAACTATAAAAGTTGGAAGCAGGATAAAAAAAGGCTATGTTATAGGACGAATAAGTGATGAGTTAACCTTTGAAGTTACGCAAAAAAATTTCCATATAAATCCACTTGATCTTATATCTTTGTAGTTAAATTTTAAATTTATAGATATTTATTATGGTGGTTTAGTTTGTTATGAAATTTTAAACTCTTTTTGGGTATAATCAAAGGTTTAAATATAGATAAATGGAGATGATATGCAAAAAAGAGT
The sequence above is a segment of the Campylobacter corcagiensis genome. Coding sequences within it:
- a CDS encoding FtsX-like permease family protein; protein product: MKGFKTHFGVIISLVALLFSVQFVIFTSNLVDKYEDLMKSEYNIIAVAKGDLNATSIKDIENVTKIDPSDMLNTLDGKISKNSLEKLKTTLPNFYSITLNIFPDKAKLDEISAKLMKIDGVSRVEVFAKAHSSIYKILLLIKNIVMLFSALIIVLGVMLMFKQMRIWLFEHKKRVEIMTLFGAPYLIKSFILYKMAVIDSVISALIVTVIYAYLPNLANFRAIFDLIQVVPNTINLPYDALFLLGLSLLISVLTVSIVMLSIKEGR
- a CDS encoding cell division ATP-binding protein FtsE, encoding MADIINAKNLVLSYDTPVIKGASFCVKSNDFIVITGESGSGKSTLIKSFYGGIKVDSGELDVCFYDMASPTSRDLKELRQKIGIVFQDYRLINEWTIEKNVMLPLLIQGHNKTMCKKQSENLLNFVKLGHKIGRYPLELSGGEQQRVAVARAMAHNPQLLLCDEPTGNLDEVSSNMVWDFLRSAKELWGACVIVVTHRAPSTLKFDFRHFEIKEGKVIEGL
- a CDS encoding murein hydrolase activator EnvC family protein, encoding MRVLSVFVLIVSLLFSAPTTKDKIDDTNKALAKSKKDEVNLNKKIDDLGKQILKQNKELEKTKTKIDEISGLVINLSEKHKEEEIRLNKLKEQNATLISSKLSLEEQLVDLIANDFSLNLVQDSDIKSSQSLISNEIFKSLNSVVNDEFKELLKDYEKTLKNISDKNSEISAIENSLKDYNAKKDELSKTQKKKESLVANLAKDKEDYISRLEKATNTSSALSKTLAELKIIDDKEERQKALKAQEKAKKAREKAATSSKKDEEPPVVVSRDRRVDDIDKKVKLYGSSYQESRVKKYKGPKTISPIKGAVLKRNFGNYIDPVYGIKIFNESIILGSKTPNAQVQNVLDGKVIFAKSTPILNNVIIVENADGIHTIYAHLSQIAPTIKVGSRIKKGYVIGRISDELTFEVTQKNFHINPLDLISL
- a CDS encoding RluA family pseudouridine synthase produces the protein MDEIYVKFNARLDQILSSELKISRNKALNLIKNGEVFVDDGIILKASFQPNLGAKISLNLKKETKELKKENFNIEIIYEDSEILVINKPSNLVVHGADSVKEYSLVDYLKEQNFTLFDPKSIRSGIVHRLDKGTSGALVVAKTELAYKSLVSQFKGRITDKYYLMLTDLPLKESIIIDRPIARNPKNRLKNAVVDGGRQAKSAFTNIYSKGKINLIAAKIYTGRTHQIRVHLNSINRHIIGDNLYGFKRKNDKIQTLMLHSYILSFNHPKSSQRLTFVAELKGEFKEMINKESINEKISANFVISSFEHLHSWMCIN
- a CDS encoding heavy metal translocating P-type ATPase translates to MKKDLISIAMAAFLSLLGLLVDNPTLKTVIFIIAWLFVGWEIAINAIKTLRQRSFLDENFLMTIASIGAFIIQEQIEAVAVMLFYRIGEAFEKRSINKSRKSITEAMSIMPEFANLKLADGSTKKVDPDEIKIDDTIVIKPGEKVPLDGIITKGNSTFNTSALTGESLPKELSVGDEIVSGYLNLSSLLEVRVTTLFQDSTVAKILELTEDASSKKSRQEKFITKFARVYTPIVVCFALFLAVVPPLFTGEFKEWIYRALIFLVVSCPCALVVSVPLSFFGGIGGASKRGILIKGSNFLDSLSRVKTVVFDKTGTLTKGEFSVDMVVNEDKFSKDEILEIAALSALHSTHPISVSILKHLNKNLDENRVSELKEIAGLGVKAKIDGKDALVGSSKLLEGLNLPLVNQTCTFVAINGEFAGYITLKDTLRDEAKQSIEALKQDGIKTAMLSGDKKEVAFEIGEILGIDEIRAELLPDKKLENLERLLSQKSAKSTLAYIGDGINDAPVLARADVGISMLGSQAAIEAGDIVLLDNNLDKLIKAIKISKKTIAVSYQNIIFSIGIKVLVLILAIMGLATIWMAIFADVGVTILAILNSLRVYKYANRV
- a CDS encoding ArsR/SmtB family transcription factor, whose translation is MPDDGSLERLADFFKVFGDSTRIRILWALSESQMCVCDIAALLNASQSSISHQLRVLKQNALVKNKKVGKVVYYSLKDEHIKEIFSQGFIHIKEK
- a CDS encoding cation transporter is translated as MKKRYILENLECANCAAIMEEKISKLDGVKSVNINFFTTKMTLEFDDDLESEILDKAQDIITKLEPNTKVVI
- a CDS encoding fibronectin type III domain-containing protein is translated as MKKFQQILLFLVLSIFIAGCASTKGGPEILDENLPPIMAIRTVVSTSSVGLEWDDPKDPNVDGFYVYRAKLNEPMKKIDTIQSRFSTHYLDSGLEPSTSYRYSMKSYSSSGMSRDGVVVTATTAKAIESVSFAQALYGLPEQVKLIWRPHANLKVDSYIIERSKAGANSWSKIGEVKGRLSAEYIDTKVKSNSSYDYRIRVKTLDGEISAPSKILNSTTKELPSGVVGLSATTDQPKKIVLTWDSPANDHFSHYQIYSSRLQSLGFLPLAKTDKNFYEDLINTNDATRYYKVTFVDKDGLESLASDTPVMGKTLAALPAPAMQAPIINNNTIVLNWQTKSPTHKFTILRSGGGSDKTISDITNNSYIDSDIVKGNTYRYSVIAVDEYGINSDRSNSVKVAY
- the trmB gene encoding tRNA (guanosine(46)-N7)-methyltransferase TrmB gives rise to the protein MPNFIAKKCKNLTLPFEKDGVKFLNLLKGRKVDFILTRANEELFFVTVKKKDDAYLFKGEKLTRPAKVGLLQKALEILRDEFCSEILNNSINFNKNSLTKNSSIIMSELEAIKALNGREKIAIEIGFGSGRHLLYRAKNELDKLFVGIEIYKPSIEQVAKLAIKQNIENLVLVNSDARTFIDLVGSNLVDTIYVHFPVPWDDSPHRRVISGEFMSEIQRILKVGGTFELRSDSRAYVDYSLIKFLDMDGVSIKVHKNRDLEISSKYEDRWKKQLKDIYDVWLKNLVKSGEKSWKDRLKFDILDINLVKQNFRHKVTKFSDFFLNFEEIYEFDSGELLIKLSFGAFDTPGNYFIKISKDKTEYFIAKPLPTDMNLKAHEKVKEQLAKWQIL
- a CDS encoding FtsW/RodA/SpoVE family cell cycle protein; this encodes MILFDKRILSHFDFIQPFLVLPIVILSHVLISEANEALATKQYFYFSIGFLVFMFFFLMPLRKMQWLIPLIYWFGIVLLLGVEFFGTTKLGATRWIEIGSFSLQPSEIMKPTFILMLAYLIKKDPPPKDGYGWKDFFKFSFYILLPFFLIVKEPDLGTALILLLTGYITLFIVGVRTKIWISLAIIISIASPLLYSNLHDYQKKRIHDFIAEEPSYHVKQSIVAIGNGGMSGRPKDEATQTHFKFLPIATSDFIFAYSSERFGFIGNLIIMTLYLFLILHLLVLNLKLKGDYLSSTVATGLAVLIFIYACVNILMTIGFAPVVGVPLPFFSYGGSSFITFMSLFGILQNLITFKFRDEYKILG